The Dendropsophus ebraccatus isolate aDenEbr1 chromosome 6, aDenEbr1.pat, whole genome shotgun sequence nucleotide sequence TCAATCCAGAAGGTGGCGCTGTGACCTGGAGGAGGAGCAGCTTGCAGCTTCGGGCCAGACTCTGTGTTCAAGCTGGAAGGGGCCAATAACTGCACTGCCCAGGCCCTGAGTGCTTCTTCTCCTCTGCAGGGGAAAGGTAGTTTTCTTACTTTTATCCTCGGTGTCGTTTTtattcatttcattttattaATGTGGTCTGGTGCACTGGTGGTAAAGTAtagccctcagtgcaccgatacagccctcctgcctcctcctgaATATTGAGGCAGCACTCCAGCAGCTCATTACTGTACAgcaccagatgaatattcatgagggGGGGCAGGAAGATTGTTACACTATCCTGCACTaaaccacctcatttacatattactaAAACTAACGATTTAATGGCAAAggggctgatgatgggggtaggaaAACAACCCTCATTCTCGCATTTAGTCTCTGCAATTTCTTTTCTCTGacaagcacaagactaaaaagtcgccttgaggagactggaccaggatgcaagtaagtatagctttgtttaagggtacaaacacacacggcatatacgctgcgtatttactgctgcgatacgcagcaggttagatctaaataactgaacacagcatcaaatctgctgcagatctgctgcctaTACGCTGTGTGTCTTTATACCCTTAAAAGGAATGTACCACCAgactcaggctgaagcactgaaggcgggccaacccacccccagtgggaggaaaccctcgcccctctatgacactgctccattagaagcaatggagctgtatcatgggttggcccgcctccagtgcttcagcctgagtctggtggtacattccctttaaagcatgataaaagtttcccctttaaatacattccTGGGTTTGTATTTATTAACTGTAATGAAAAACTTGACTGTGTAAACACATCCTCAGGGAGGACGGGAGAGGAGACATTTTAGAGAAGGGAAAAGCCCATTAGTAATaggtataactatactgcaagaGCTGGCACCATCCAAATCCATTAAAGAGAGTGCTAGTCCGCACAGCTTCACTACACGTGTGAACAGCAGCTAACAAAAAAGCACAAATCAGGACAAAAAGGGGCAGTGTGTGTAGAATTATTCTGTTGGGGTAAAAACCATTGTGGAAATTgtgttaaaggacacctgtcacccccccccccccccccccatgccggggtgacaggctcccgaccccctgttagatccccctatactcacgtgatcccgcttcctgagccagtcgggtcacggagatatcagcgcacgaagcccggcgcgcgcgctgacagcagagtcatttgcccatagagaatgaatggggagtccgatgctccgtcactccctatgggcatcggactcatctctcagcgcgcgcgccgggcttcgggcgctgatagcTCCGTGACTCGaccagctcaggaagcgggatcaggtgagtatagggggctgtaagggGGGGTCGGGAGGTCCTCTTTAATGAGGCCTCACAATGACACATCAGTCTATGTAGGTggagcagcacacactgcactcCATATTCCCCATCACCATTACTTTGACTAGCAGATGTGTAGCCAGTTGGCTGCACAAATCCTCCATAATACCCCTAAGGCCTACAGCAGTGCAGCTAGCCGCGCATTACAGCTCTGCACACGTCAGGGTAGCAGACATATTACAGAGCCCTGGATTATATGGAggtctgcccctgtatataacacaagcACATAGCTGGCAGCCACCGGTGTATGACATGATTCCTCCgcttccagccctgccccctcccggcTGCAGACAGGCCTCTGCCCCTCCCTGCTAATCCATACGCTGTCTGACTCAGCACCATGCGGCCACAGCGCACACCGGACATGACGCATTGACGTAAAGCGACAGGCAGCGCCGTGACGTCACTGGCTCTATATGAGCGCTTGGCaggctcctcctccctctttcaaCACGGCCGCTGACTGAGAAGATGGCGCCGGTGAGTGGTGTCCCCTACCCGGCTTGTGTGTCTCGTTCGGAGTGGAACTCCCCTATATGTGTACAGTGCTTTGTGCGGTCTATATGCGCAGCCAGGTCGCTGAATAACATTGTAGCTGAGGACTGCGATCACACGGACAGTCAGGCACCGCACATGTCCAGTCTGTACAGAACTAGTCCGCGTCTATGGTGGTGGGGAGGAGCCCATGTCCCCGCTTCTACCATTAGGTGCCCTGTAGTGTGACATGTAATGGGGGTTCCAGTGACTAGACTGTATCCCCGAGGTGGTGCCCCCATACCAGGAGTCCTTCCCAGCTCTCCCTTATCCTCTCCATTCAGACTTCCTGCCCTTCTGACTGGTATTGGTCCCAGCAGCCCCCACCAGTTAGCTTGTGAGTTGGGAGAACCCCATTGTAAGATCATTCGGCCTAGTGATGATGTACAGATGTATATAAAGGCCATTGTACCATCAAAAGTATTGGGTCATTTAGGAAAGCCTGATCCAGCTCAGTGGTCCGTACTATGTGGCACACTGCTTGTGGAAACCTGAAGAAAGTCACAAGTCAtggtaattattaaaaaaaaactggcttTTTCTAGCACTAAATGTAAGGGTATCTGTTATGAAGGATCCTAGTACTGCTCGGGGTGCTGGTGCTGAAAGATAGCATTGCTGTGGATGGGTCCCATGTTTTATCCTAATAGGGTTTGTGTATAGATCTCTGCCAGTGTTGCATGTATTTACAACAGGAGCTTTCTGTGTTGGCTGCATGCCGTTCTCTACTGTTTCTTTGTGGTGAGTACAATTTAAGGGTATGTCAACATGTACTGCTTCACAGCAGATTTTGCGCTGCAAGCTTCTTGCAGTCAAATCTGCTGTAAATCTAATtaccattaaagtgactgtaccaccaggcctaggctgaagcactggaggcgggctgacccactctaatggtgcgtttacacagacagatttatctgacagatttttttaagccaaacccgggaacagactattaacagagaacaggccatatagAAAAGattgtgatttctcctcttttcaaatccattcctggctttggattccaaaattggtcagataaatctctgtgtaaacgcaccattagtgtgaggaaaccccagcccctctatgatagggttccattgattctaatggagtcacctcatggaggggctggggtttcttcccactaagggtgggtcggcccgcctccagtgcttcagcctgggcctggtggtacagtcactttaaaatattGTGCTGCTGTTATAGTAAAAATCATGTGGCCATTACATTTCCACActccccccggtgtcctcctgcttgTATCTCCGGGTCCCCTGCTCGGCCACAGCCCAATCAGTCAGAGCTGGCACACTGCAACCATTGTTGCTTTGTAATTAGATGAGTAGGCTGTCATTGAGGTGGGGGGCTCGGAGACCCAAgcaggaggacactaggggagttgAACTGCTAAAAATTGCCTTTTTTTAATATAACTGCAGCACAGTatcttaagggtgggttcacacatcggAATCGCAATGGATTTCATACTGCAATTCCTGGTACTCTTAGTTTGAATACGTTTAcatactgcaagtatgtaaagcgcTATCTCTCTTAACCCGCTGtggcccggtgaatactttaaCTGTCCACGTTCCGACCTGCTTCTGTGGCTACCGGCTCCTTGACGTCCCGCTCACCCAAAGttcgttattgaaggtgtatggccaccttagaaCAGCCCTGTTCAGCCATATGTAAGATGGGCTTCACACTTCTGCTGGGCATGTCTTTGgagccttttttttaaattgatcgtAACACTTGTTACACATGCAGCTATGTGTGCGGTTCTCCTGAGCTAGTGTAAGTTTTGGGTATGGAGATACTGGTTTCAATAAATTTGTGGTTAATGTTCTTGCAGCAAAAAGTTAAAAAGGTGCAGAAGGAAAGAAAGGCAAAGAAAGCCGCCTGGAGGTTCACTCTGGATCTTACACATCCTGTGGAAGATGGAATCTTCGATTCAGTCAACTTTGTAAGTATTTGGAATTGTTTTTAAACACTATTGTTTAAGGGATAGAATTATAAAAAGAATACACATATGGATAAAGAAAATAGCATTGTTAAAGTGTTAAAAtgttttgttaaaggagaagtcccaataatttaaagaggttgtccatcaAATTATCTAGGgcttatttttatcttttatatTAACTGGgttcaaaagttatatagatttttcatttacttctgtttaaaaatctctagtgttcccatacttatcagctgctgtatgtcctacagtaaAGATttgcttttcagtctgacactgctctctgctgacatctctgtccgagacagcaactgtccagagcagcagcaaattcccatagaaaacctttcctgctctggacagttgctgtctcggacagaggtggcagcagagagcactgtcagactgaaaagcaaatctttactgcaggacatacagcagctaagtatgggaacacttgagattttaaaatagaagtaaattacaaatctatatacatttctgaaACCACCATTTTAGAGAGATTtttactagataaccccttttaatatcTCAGGACTCTAAGATACCAGTTTAATTGCTGTGTCCACAGGGTTACCATGGTTATGAAGTAGTGGAAGTAGGCTTTTCTATGCTATTTCTGTAATGGTATAAAAGGGCCTGCTTGGCCTGTGTATATGCTAAAAACACTTGCTTGGCATATTCTTCATTGTGCCATTACTGTTCCTATTGAAAGTTTGTGACATTGGGGGTAGTAATGCGCAACTGTAAACTTTTCATAGGCATGTGCTCCTCCTGTCACCCTCACCTCTACTTGGGCAGTCATTATGTAGGGACACAACCCCAGCTGGTAATACTGTGATTTGTATAAACTTTTAGCAGGAACGACTGCATGAACATTGCTGTATTCTAACAAAAAATGCTTCATTTAATCGTATTAAAACAGTCAAAATTAAAAGTGAGATGCTCTTTAGCAAAAACTAGTTACTAAATGGGTCTGTTATATTTCCATTGGTAGGCAGGGCTATTAGACTGATCAGTTTTCTTAACATACTCTAACTAGGGTTCCCTTCCCTAGTTTGTACCTAGGGTTTCCTTCCCTAGTGTCTACATGTTTGTTTTTGCAAAACAGGAGCAGTTTCTAAGGGAGAGGGTGAAAGTCAATGGTAAAACCGGAAACCTTGGAAACATCGTTCACATTGAACGTTCAAAGAACAAGATAAACGTGGCATCTGAGAAGCAGTTCTCTAAAAGGTATGTTTCTCAATTTTCAGTCTCAATACTCAGTTTGGCCTGTGAGTCATTGGCTGTTTAGTTTGCATTCACATTGTGACTCTGCTTTCTGATGCACAGATTTGTCACCAACCACTCAGAATTAGGTGCCAACATATCTGTGCATAGACCCATTTACTACTGTGGCCCAGAGCGGGTGAtcttctgcatgtaaaccagTTTTTACAAAGTGCAGCAgactcagcttttttttttttttttactcacgcAAAAGCAAAGTGTATGAAAGTGACCTAAACATggtcactagctgactacatttGGCCCATAGGAgtaagttaaagt carries:
- the RPL22L1 gene encoding ribosomal protein eL22-like yields the protein MAPQKVKKVQKERKAKKAAWRFTLDLTHPVEDGIFDSVNFEQFLRERVKVNGKTGNLGNIVHIERSKNKINVASEKQFSKRYLKYLTKKYLKKNNLRDWLRVVASDKETYELRYFQISQDDESESEE